From Cricetulus griseus strain 17A/GY chromosome 1 unlocalized genomic scaffold, alternate assembly CriGri-PICRH-1.0 chr1_0, whole genome shotgun sequence, a single genomic window includes:
- the Gucd1 gene encoding protein GUCD1 isoform X2: MRTEAEAAGQPLEPGDFVQLPVPIIQQLYHWDCGLACSRMVLRYLGQLDDGEFQNALQELQLTRSIWTIDLAYLMRHFGVRHRFCTQTLGVDKGYKNQSFYRKHFDTEETRVNQLFAQAKACKVRVEKCTVSVQDIQAHLAQGHVAIVLVNSGVLHCDLCSSPVKYCCFTPSGHRCFCRTPDYQGHFIVLRGYNRATGCIFYNNPAYADRMCSTSISNFEEARTSYGTDEDILFVYLDS; this comes from the exons GCGATTTTGTGCAGCTGCCTGTGCCCATCATCCAGCAGCTATACCATTGGGACTGTGGCCTGGCCTGCTCTAGGATGGTGCTTCG GTACCTGGGCCAGCTAGATGATGGGGAGTTTCAAAATGCCCTGCAGGAGCTGCAGCTGACCAGGAGCATCTGGACCATCGACCTGGCCTACCTGATGCGCCACTTCGGTGTGAGACACCGCTTCTGTACCCAGACTCTAGGTGTTGACAAGGGCTATAAGAATCAG TCCTTCTACAGGAAGCACTTTGACACCGAGGAGACCCGGGTGAACCAGCTGTTTGCACAAGCCAAGGCCTGCAAGGTGCGAGTGGAGAAATG CACAGTGAGTGTGCAGGACATCCAAGCACACCTGGCCCAGGGCCACGTGGCCATCGTGTTGGTGAACTCTGGAGTGCTGCACTGTGACCTGTGCTCCAGCCCTGTCAAGTACTGCTGCTTCACTCCCAGTGGCCACCGCTGCTTCTGCCGTACCCCTGACTACCAGGGCCACTTCATCGTTCTGCGTGGCTACAACAGGGCTACTGGCTGTATCTTCTATAACAACCCAGCCTATGCTGACC GAATGTGCAGCACCAGCATCAGTAACTTCGAGGAGGCCAGAACCAGCTACGGCACAGATGAGGACATCCTCTTTGTCTACCTGGACAGCTGA
- the Gucd1 gene encoding protein GUCD1 isoform X3, protein MVLRYLGQLDDGEFQNALQELQLTRSIWTIDLAYLMRHFGVRHRFCTQTLGVDKGYKNQSFYRKHFDTEETRVNQLFAQAKACKVRVEKCTVSVQDIQAHLAQGHVAIVLVNSGVLHCDLCSSPVKYCCFTPSGHRCFCRTPDYQGHFIVLRGYNRATGCIFYNNPAYADRMCSTSISNFEEARTSYGTDEDILFVYLDS, encoded by the exons ATGGTGCTTCG GTACCTGGGCCAGCTAGATGATGGGGAGTTTCAAAATGCCCTGCAGGAGCTGCAGCTGACCAGGAGCATCTGGACCATCGACCTGGCCTACCTGATGCGCCACTTCGGTGTGAGACACCGCTTCTGTACCCAGACTCTAGGTGTTGACAAGGGCTATAAGAATCAG TCCTTCTACAGGAAGCACTTTGACACCGAGGAGACCCGGGTGAACCAGCTGTTTGCACAAGCCAAGGCCTGCAAGGTGCGAGTGGAGAAATG CACAGTGAGTGTGCAGGACATCCAAGCACACCTGGCCCAGGGCCACGTGGCCATCGTGTTGGTGAACTCTGGAGTGCTGCACTGTGACCTGTGCTCCAGCCCTGTCAAGTACTGCTGCTTCACTCCCAGTGGCCACCGCTGCTTCTGCCGTACCCCTGACTACCAGGGCCACTTCATCGTTCTGCGTGGCTACAACAGGGCTACTGGCTGTATCTTCTATAACAACCCAGCCTATGCTGACC GAATGTGCAGCACCAGCATCAGTAACTTCGAGGAGGCCAGAACCAGCTACGGCACAGATGAGGACATCCTCTTTGTCTACCTGGACAGCTGA